The Candidatus Obscuribacterales bacterium DNA window CAAAAGAAGGGCTCGGTAAATGCGATTGCATTTAAGAACGAATTATTTCGCCTTTGTGTGCTTGCCTATCATGCGAAGCAAGACGGCGCGTTCAAGCGTATAGAGATCCGTAATCCGGCGAAGAAAAGCGCGGCGTTAGCAGACCTAGTGTATGAGGCGGAGTGTATTGCGATCGGAGCTTCTACAGGCGGTCCCGTTGCATTGCGGGAGGTGCTAAGCGACCTACCCGTAAACGCTCCTCCCATCGTCGTGGCGCAGCATATGCCAGTAAATATGGGACCATCGATTCTGCGGGGGCTAAGTAGCAGTTTGTCGAGTCCAGTTCGCATGGCTGATGATGGCGTTGCCTTGGAGCGGGGAGAAATTTACTTGGCACCACCATCAGTAATTACTTCAGTTGTGCGGAGGCTAGGTCGCCTCGTATTCCGCCACGAAGTAGAACCACCGGACGCAACTTTGACTCCCATGATTGATCCCCTAATGCAGTCGATCGCGACGACTTGTAAGAGCAAGGCTGTGGGCGTGATTCTTACCGGGATGGGCAAGGATGGCTCAGAGGGTTTGCTTGCTATGAAGAACCAGGGGGCGTGGACTATTATTCAGGATGAGAAGACATCTGTTGTATTTGGTATGCCGAAGCAGGCTGTTCTAGTGGGAGCGGTTTGTGAAGTCGCTCCCTTGCCGTCCATTCGTGAGCGTATGCTATTAGCTTCTGCTAAAAAACAGAGCGTAGCCTAAAGGTTCTTGACCCAACCCTTCTCTATTGCACCCTCAATTAACATAGTCACGTAAGGCCAGAGCTTAGGGGCGTTGGCCTGTATTTCCCCCATACGTCCCATGACCTGGGTTCGGGTAATGCCGTTCTCTCGCCAGGTACCACCGCCACTATAGT harbors:
- a CDS encoding CheB methylesterase domain-containing protein, with product QKKGSVNAIAFKNELFRLCVLAYHAKQDGAFKRIEIRNPAKKSAALADLVYEAECIAIGASTGGPVALREVLSDLPVNAPPIVVAQHMPVNMGPSILRGLSSSLSSPVRMADDGVALERGEIYLAPPSVITSVVRRLGRLVFRHEVEPPDATLTPMIDPLMQSIATTCKSKAVGVILTGMGKDGSEGLLAMKNQGAWTIIQDEKTSVVFGMPKQAVLVGAVCEVAPLPSIRERMLLASAKKQSVA